In one Pseudomonas sp. R84 genomic region, the following are encoded:
- a CDS encoding ABC transporter ATP-binding protein, which produces MGASILTAKNLSKVVPSAEGELTILHELSLELNKGDSLAIVGASGSGKSTLLGLLAGLDLPSSGEVILAGQGLSNLDEDQRARIRAEHVGFVFQSFQLLDSLNALENVMLPLELDGRKDARERATELLQRVGLGQRLTHSPRQLSGGEQQRVAIARAFAAEPDVLFADEPTGNLDSHTGERISDLLFELNKERGTTLVLVTHDERLAHRCRRLIRLEAGLLIAPLEP; this is translated from the coding sequence TCAGCAAAGTGGTTCCCAGCGCGGAAGGTGAACTGACTATCCTGCACGAACTCAGCCTGGAACTGAACAAGGGCGACAGCCTCGCCATCGTCGGCGCGTCCGGTTCGGGCAAATCCACCCTCCTCGGCCTGCTCGCCGGTCTCGACCTGCCGAGCAGTGGCGAAGTCATTCTCGCCGGCCAAGGCCTGAGCAATCTCGACGAAGACCAGCGCGCACGCATTCGTGCCGAACATGTCGGTTTCGTCTTCCAGTCCTTCCAACTGCTCGACAGTCTCAATGCGCTGGAAAACGTCATGCTGCCGCTGGAGCTCGACGGCCGCAAAGATGCGCGTGAGCGTGCGACCGAACTGCTCCAGCGCGTCGGCCTCGGCCAGCGCCTGACCCATTCGCCGCGCCAGCTCTCGGGTGGCGAACAGCAGCGCGTGGCGATTGCCCGAGCGTTTGCTGCCGAGCCTGACGTGCTGTTTGCCGATGAACCCACCGGCAACCTCGACAGCCATACCGGTGAGCGCATCAGCGATTTGCTCTTCGAATTGAACAAGGAGCGCGGCACCACCCTGGTGCTGGTCACCCACGACGAACGTCTGGCCCATCGTTGCCGGCGCCTGATCCGTCTTGAAGCCGGGCTGCTGATCGCCCCTCTGGAGCCTTGA